One Staphylococcus ratti DNA segment encodes these proteins:
- a CDS encoding ATP-binding cassette domain-containing protein, protein MKINLLNPSLYLIYIFMFLTALDGLIIPTLVAGIIHSVEIKSFSSLINYFIFGIVGYCIIRTALYLWNLYQQKFIKDFNNTYKGQVIQKYFTGNNSTMRADLLSFIVNDFKFLETNYIKSLFLFIYCVTFSIVSATYVLVIDYKLGLLFIAFSIIPIITPKIYKNKIKLTTDQWSHTSSQFVNRLNEYFSALTTIRVFSKQPFFQSSLTNGLNRVEDSNYEMQKTLFQSNWLTNLLSGISAFVPLFIGGLFVIEGNLSLAALMAVYLASDRIVIPAVNAIDHYNKLRSSNTIVHKYNNFITSLTNDQDGIKNSSNTVNHILPVKFLHVSHRYGDRVIFNDVHLTINKGEHIVLKGSSGSGKSTFFKLLLLLEKPHQGQLLFDNADAQQISFFDMMQHIHYFEQTPFIFNDSLLFNITLGEAFDEDKLNKVIEQCKLNELVQTQGLDYNVGVNGEHLSGGQKMRVALARIMIRNPEFVLLDEFSAGLDIENATFIREMIHKNIETVIEITHDENIDDKFYDKTFRITDGEIVEVK, encoded by the coding sequence ATGAAAATTAATTTACTAAATCCTAGTCTATATTTAATTTACATCTTTATGTTTTTGACTGCGTTGGATGGTCTGATAATACCTACCTTAGTCGCCGGTATTATTCATTCCGTTGAGATTAAAAGTTTTTCTTCTCTAATCAATTACTTTATCTTCGGTATTGTTGGTTATTGTATTATTCGAACAGCCTTATATTTATGGAATTTATATCAGCAGAAGTTTATTAAGGATTTTAACAATACATATAAAGGCCAAGTCATCCAAAAATACTTCACTGGTAATAATTCTACAATGCGTGCGGATTTACTAAGCTTTATCGTGAATGATTTCAAATTTCTTGAGACAAACTACATTAAATCTTTATTTTTATTTATTTATTGTGTAACTTTTTCTATTGTTTCCGCGACCTATGTTCTAGTTATAGATTATAAACTTGGCTTATTATTCATAGCATTTTCAATTATTCCTATAATTACACCTAAAATATATAAAAACAAAATAAAACTTACTACAGACCAATGGTCTCATACGTCCTCTCAATTTGTTAATCGCCTCAATGAATATTTTAGCGCGCTTACAACAATAAGAGTGTTCAGCAAACAGCCTTTTTTTCAATCAAGTTTGACTAATGGTTTAAATCGAGTAGAAGATAGTAACTATGAAATGCAGAAAACCCTTTTTCAATCCAATTGGTTAACAAATCTATTATCAGGCATAAGTGCATTTGTACCTTTATTTATTGGTGGTCTTTTTGTAATTGAAGGTAACCTTTCTTTAGCTGCATTGATGGCAGTATATTTAGCCAGTGATAGAATTGTAATACCTGCTGTTAATGCAATAGACCACTACAATAAACTAAGATCTTCCAACACTATCGTTCATAAATACAATAATTTTATTACATCTTTAACTAATGATCAGGATGGAATTAAAAATAGTTCGAATACGGTGAACCATATACTCCCAGTAAAATTTCTTCATGTTTCTCATCGATATGGAGATCGTGTTATCTTTAATGATGTTCATTTAACAATTAATAAGGGTGAACATATCGTATTAAAAGGTTCTTCAGGGAGTGGCAAATCTACTTTTTTCAAATTGCTATTGTTATTGGAAAAACCACATCAAGGCCAACTATTATTCGATAACGCCGATGCGCAACAAATTAGTTTCTTTGATATGATGCAACATATTCATTATTTTGAACAGACTCCTTTTATTTTTAATGACTCCTTATTGTTCAATATTACTTTAGGGGAAGCATTTGATGAAGACAAGCTCAATAAAGTTATCGAACAATGTAAGTTAAACGAACTGGTTCAGACTCAAGGATTGGATTATAACGTCGGTGTTAATGGAGAACATTTATCAGGAGGACAGAAGATGAGAGTAGCACTGGCTCGTATTATGATTAGAAATCCAGAATTCGTTTTGCTAGATGAATTTTCTGCAGGACTTGATATCGAAAATGCTACTTTTATAAGAGAAATGATTCACAAAAATATCGAAACAGTTATTGAAATTACACATGATGAAAACATAGATGATAAATTTTATGATAAAACATTTAGAATAACGGATGGAGAAATAGTAGAGGTGAAATAG
- a CDS encoding phosphatidylinositol-specific phospholipase C — translation MKTKHKKLLITPILAFCTFTFPFHTSHAEEKLSEHPQEWMSKVDSSKHLSQLNIPGTHDSGSFTLEDPVKAVWGKTQHLDYTNQMNQGVRFFDIRGRATSNQSIGIHHDLIYLHHQMGKFLNDAHQFLQEHPNETIIMSIKKDYGNAPDATNPFEQIFRENYFDSAQFGDYFYKGDKANPTLADTKGKIVVFNRMGNTSTSAGYGTQAGGIQWPDNKTFDTTIQPGNLNLHVQDEYKDYYDAKKTAVINLINKAKEDTSEQSIYINFLSVSSGGTAFNSPYAYASYMNPDIAKYIKEQQPSRVGWIITDFSGYKWSGYDDINEQVIDSNK, via the coding sequence ATGAAGACTAAACACAAAAAATTATTGATTACACCTATACTTGCATTTTGCACTTTTACATTCCCTTTTCACACAAGTCATGCTGAAGAGAAATTGAGTGAGCACCCACAAGAATGGATGAGTAAAGTTGATAGTAGTAAACACCTATCGCAACTTAACATCCCCGGTACACACGACAGTGGTAGTTTTACTTTAGAAGACCCTGTTAAGGCAGTATGGGGCAAAACACAACATTTAGATTATACGAATCAAATGAATCAAGGCGTTCGCTTCTTTGATATTCGCGGACGTGCCACAAGTAACCAATCGATTGGTATTCATCACGATTTAATTTATTTACACCATCAAATGGGTAAATTTTTAAATGACGCGCATCAATTTTTACAAGAACACCCAAATGAAACCATCATTATGTCGATTAAAAAAGATTATGGAAATGCACCTGATGCTACAAATCCATTCGAACAAATATTTAGAGAAAATTATTTTGACAGTGCACAATTCGGTGATTATTTTTACAAAGGAGACAAAGCGAATCCTACACTAGCGGATACAAAAGGTAAAATTGTTGTATTTAACAGAATGGGCAATACATCTACAAGTGCAGGCTATGGTACACAAGCTGGTGGCATTCAGTGGCCAGATAATAAAACTTTTGATACGACCATCCAACCAGGTAATTTAAATCTCCACGTTCAAGATGAATATAAAGATTACTATGATGCTAAGAAAACAGCAGTTATAAATTTGATAAACAAAGCTAAAGAAGATACTTCTGAACAATCCATCTATATTAACTTCTTAAGTGTTTCTTCAGGAGGCACAGCATTCAATAGTCCATATGCTTATGCTTCTTATATGAATCCTGATATTGCAAAATATATTAAAGAACAACAACCGAGTCGCGTAGGTTGGATTATTACTGACTTTAGCGGATACAAATGGTCTGGTTACGATGATATTAATGAGCAAGTCATCGATAGCAACAAATAA
- a CDS encoding transcriptional regulator, SarA/Rot family encodes MNKQYGLDINKIFFYESHRKKIISELKKRHNLKLNDILFLHHLKSTDSRRISLHKVKQSIDFSLMEIHKSLTALTENGIIGKERSTEDERKVFITINDAQEKKMTEVLDNFEILIKDTTQS; translated from the coding sequence ATGAATAAACAATATGGTTTAGATATTAATAAGATTTTTTTCTATGAATCACACCGAAAAAAAATAATAAGCGAACTAAAAAAACGACATAACTTAAAATTAAACGACATTTTGTTCTTACATCACTTGAAATCTACAGATAGCCGTCGTATTTCGTTACATAAAGTCAAACAATCAATTGACTTTAGCCTTATGGAAATACATAAATCACTCACAGCATTAACTGAAAACGGTATCATTGGTAAAGAACGCTCTACTGAGGACGAACGCAAAGTATTCATCACAATCAATGATGCTCAAGAAAAGAAAATGACAGAAGTGCTCGATAACTTCGAAATTTTAATTAAAGATACGACTCAATCTTAA
- the nucI gene encoding thermonuclease NucI — translation MKKVTAGLMVAVVAIIVLSIQFMTGSGPFKSSGFGNTDAQTYKVLRVIDGDTIIVDKQGQNMRVRLIGVDTPETVKPNTPVQPYGKEASNFTKRHLTNQKVRLEYDREEKDRYGRTLAYVWLGDELYNEKIVKEGLARAKFYRPNDKYQIRIEQAQKEAQKQQKNIWQR, via the coding sequence ATGAAAAAAGTGACTGCAGGATTGATGGTTGCGGTTGTCGCAATTATCGTCTTATCTATACAATTTATGACGGGAAGCGGTCCATTTAAATCCTCAGGTTTTGGCAATACTGATGCACAGACATACAAAGTCTTAAGAGTGATTGATGGAGATACCATTATCGTTGATAAACAAGGACAGAACATGAGAGTAAGGCTAATTGGGGTGGATACACCTGAAACTGTAAAGCCGAATACACCGGTGCAACCTTACGGGAAAGAAGCTTCCAATTTTACTAAACGCCATTTAACGAATCAAAAAGTTCGATTAGAGTATGATAGAGAAGAAAAGGATCGATATGGACGAACATTGGCCTATGTTTGGCTAGGCGATGAATTGTATAATGAAAAAATTGTTAAAGAAGGGCTTGCACGAGCAAAATTTTATCGTCCAAACGATAAATATCAAATTCGTATAGAACAAGCACAAAAAGAAGCTCAAAAACAACAAAAGAATATTTGGCAAAGATAG
- a CDS encoding trypsin-like serine peptidase, translating to MSLQAFDTPIKQNVFASELSKEEHQEKWNKYYKNNSLLLPEGYFSKVQDTTQSPYQSVGSIFVKGKTLATASVVGKNKIITNYHIARQAENDPSKIIFRPGQTKDDQGNVKNPFGEFEAKSIEEAPFGQGTDLAIVTLKPNKEGKEVGDVVKPLTFGNGDAVGQNQVLHLVGFPYNTVQHTMYKQRIEVHSTQGALKYFGYTEVGNSGSPIFDDNNEIIGIHIGKSMIEGKGNILIGKLFDNAFAEKLKEKLAQ from the coding sequence ATGTCTTTACAAGCTTTTGATACACCAATTAAACAGAATGTTTTTGCTAGTGAACTTTCTAAAGAAGAACATCAAGAAAAATGGAATAAATATTATAAAAACAACTCATTACTTCTTCCTGAGGGATATTTTAGTAAAGTTCAAGATACTACACAATCACCTTATCAGTCTGTGGGTTCTATTTTTGTTAAAGGTAAAACGCTTGCAACTGCTTCAGTAGTTGGCAAAAATAAAATAATTACTAATTATCATATTGCTAGACAAGCTGAAAATGATCCATCTAAAATTATTTTCAGACCAGGACAAACAAAAGATGATCAAGGAAATGTAAAAAATCCATTTGGAGAATTTGAAGCAAAATCTATTGAGGAAGCTCCTTTTGGCCAAGGTACAGATTTAGCTATAGTTACATTAAAACCAAATAAAGAAGGTAAAGAAGTTGGTGATGTTGTAAAACCTCTTACCTTCGGGAATGGTGATGCAGTTGGTCAAAATCAAGTTCTTCATTTGGTAGGTTTTCCTTATAATACAGTGCAGCATACAATGTATAAACAAAGAATTGAAGTGCATTCCACACAGGGCGCTTTAAAATATTTTGGTTATACTGAAGTAGGTAATTCAGGATCACCTATTTTTGATGACAATAATGAAATAATTGGAATTCACATTGGAAAATCAATGATAGAAGGTAAAGGGAATATTTTAATAGGTAAGTTATTCGATAACGCATTCGCTGAAAAATTAAAAGAAAAATTAGCGCAGTAA
- a CDS encoding DUF4870 domain-containing protein, whose protein sequence is MSNTSDKILASLCYFSVFFAPILLPLIVWIVAKPPVSKHAKRSLMYHILPWVLFVLGTLLISLSQGASTLYFILTTVIFLGALFFVIYNLYCGVKVLVAHEL, encoded by the coding sequence GTGTCAAATACATCCGATAAAATACTTGCTTCATTGTGTTATTTTAGCGTGTTTTTTGCACCAATATTACTTCCACTTATCGTTTGGATAGTTGCCAAACCACCTGTATCTAAACATGCTAAAAGATCACTTATGTATCATATTCTCCCATGGGTATTATTTGTACTAGGTACTTTATTAATTAGCTTAAGTCAAGGTGCCTCAACGTTATATTTTATTTTAACTACCGTTATATTCTTGGGTGCTTTATTCTTTGTCATTTATAACCTTTATTGCGGTGTTAAAGTGCTAGTAGCCCATGAATTATAA
- the glnA gene encoding type I glutamate--ammonia ligase yields the protein MPKQNFKKDDIRRFAEEENVRYIRLQFSDILGTIKNVEVPVSQLEKVLDNEMMFDGSSIEGFVRIEESDMYLRPDLNTWVIFPWTAGQGKVARLICDVYTTEGEPFTGDPRSNLKRVLKDMEELGFTDFNLGPEPEFFLFKLDEKGEPTMELNDHGGYFDLAPTDLGENCRRDIVLELEDMGFDIEASHHEVAPGQHEIDFKYADAITACDNIQTFKLVVKTIARQHNLHATFMPKPLFGVNGSGMHFNVSLFKGKENAFYDENGKMQLSKDAYHFIAGIMKNARGYTAVCNPLVNSYKRLVPGYEAPSYIAWSGKNRSPLLRVPTSRGLSTRVEVRSVDPAANPYMALAAILQAGLDGIKNQLEAPEPVNQNIYEMNREEREAVGIEDLPSTLYTALKAMRENDTIKKALGEHIYNQFINSKTIEWDYYRTQVSEWEVDQYMKQY from the coding sequence CCAGTAAGTCAGTTAGAAAAAGTACTCGATAACGAAATGATGTTTGATGGATCATCTATCGAAGGTTTCGTACGTATTGAAGAATCTGACATGTACTTAAGACCAGACTTAAATACTTGGGTAATATTCCCATGGACTGCTGGTCAAGGTAAAGTGGCACGTTTAATTTGTGATGTTTATACTACAGAAGGTGAACCATTTACAGGTGACCCACGTAGCAATTTGAAACGTGTGCTTAAAGACATGGAAGAATTAGGATTTACTGATTTTAATCTTGGACCAGAGCCAGAATTTTTCTTGTTTAAGTTAGACGAAAAAGGCGAACCAACAATGGAATTAAACGACCACGGCGGTTATTTCGACCTAGCGCCAACAGATTTAGGAGAAAATTGTCGCCGTGACATCGTATTAGAATTAGAAGATATGGGCTTTGATATTGAAGCAAGTCACCATGAAGTGGCACCAGGCCAACATGAAATCGACTTTAAATATGCAGATGCAATAACAGCTTGTGATAACATTCAAACATTTAAATTAGTCGTTAAAACGATTGCACGTCAACACAACTTGCATGCAACGTTTATGCCGAAACCATTATTTGGTGTTAACGGAAGCGGAATGCACTTCAACGTATCATTATTTAAAGGCAAAGAAAATGCTTTCTATGACGAAAATGGCAAAATGCAATTATCAAAGGATGCTTACCATTTTATCGCAGGGATTATGAAAAACGCACGTGGTTACACAGCCGTTTGTAACCCATTAGTAAACTCATATAAGCGACTAGTGCCTGGTTATGAAGCACCAAGTTACATCGCTTGGAGTGGTAAAAACCGTTCACCATTACTACGTGTTCCAACTTCACGTGGCTTATCTACACGCGTAGAAGTACGTTCAGTTGACCCAGCAGCAAACCCTTATATGGCTTTAGCAGCTATTTTACAAGCTGGTTTAGACGGAATTAAAAACCAATTAGAAGCACCTGAACCAGTAAACCAAAACATATATGAAATGAACCGTGAAGAGCGTGAAGCTGTAGGTATTGAAGATTTACCTTCAACATTATACACAGCATTAAAAGCAATGCGTGAAAACGATACAATAAAAAAAGCATTAGGCGAACACATTTACAACCAGTTTATAAATTCAAAAACAATCGAATGGGATTACTACCGTACGCAAGTGAGCGAATGGGAAGTTGACCAATATATGAAGCAATATTAA